A genome region from Myxococcales bacterium includes the following:
- a CDS encoding restriction endonuclease subunit S: MTNNSIILTEIADVFNGKTPSKMEQRESGHPVLKIKDISADGVFSGNFTSFVDKEFFDKYSLKTIEANDTLILNAAHNANYVGSKQYKATEEVTGSIATGEWLIVRAKKGKVSPDYLHFFFRANKTIHAIKGLVKGIHLYPKDVCRLKIPFHSLPEQARIASVLEETDMVRHTRKQSIKLLDDFLRSTFLEMFGDPELNDRLWDAKMFSELGNLDRGKSKHRPRNAPELLGGPYPLVQTGDVANSNGYIKSYNQTYSEIGLKQSKLWPVGTLCITIAANIAKTGILTFEACFPDSVVGFSPSSSVRTEYIQMWLSFLQKSIEDKAPESAQKNINLKILRELRVPTPPIDLQNKFAAIVGQVESTKQKMKESLEQMNNCFNALMQRYFG, from the coding sequence GTGACTAATAATTCAATAATACTTACAGAAATTGCAGATGTCTTTAATGGCAAAACACCTTCCAAAATGGAGCAAAGGGAGTCTGGCCATCCTGTGCTAAAAATCAAGGATATATCCGCTGATGGAGTGTTTTCTGGTAATTTTACATCATTTGTAGACAAAGAATTTTTTGATAAATATTCACTAAAGACAATAGAAGCGAATGACACCTTAATTTTAAATGCTGCTCACAATGCTAATTATGTAGGATCAAAACAATACAAAGCTACAGAGGAAGTAACTGGATCTATTGCAACAGGTGAGTGGCTCATAGTTAGAGCAAAAAAAGGAAAGGTAAGCCCTGATTATTTGCACTTTTTTTTCAGGGCAAACAAAACAATTCATGCCATCAAGGGACTTGTAAAAGGAATTCACCTATACCCAAAAGATGTCTGCAGACTAAAAATACCTTTTCATTCCCTTCCCGAACAAGCTCGAATTGCTTCTGTCCTCGAAGAGACGGACATGGTGCGGCACACACGCAAACAATCCATAAAACTCCTCGACGATTTTCTTCGCTCCACCTTCCTCGAAATGTTCGGTGATCCGGAATTAAATGACAGATTATGGGATGCAAAAATGTTTTCAGAACTAGGAAACCTAGACAGAGGAAAATCCAAACACAGACCAAGAAATGCCCCCGAATTACTTGGTGGCCCATATCCTCTGGTTCAAACAGGCGATGTTGCAAATTCGAATGGCTATATAAAATCATACAACCAAACCTATTCGGAGATAGGTTTAAAACAAAGCAAATTGTGGCCTGTCGGAACATTATGCATAACCATCGCGGCAAATATTGCAAAAACTGGCATTCTTACGTTCGAAGCTTGTTTTCCGGACAGTGTGGTGGGATTTTCACCTAGCTCCAGCGTTCGCACCGAGTATATTCAAATGTGGTTATCATTTCTTCAGAAATCTATTGAAGATAAAGCTCCAGAGTCGGCACAGAAAAACATAAACTTAAAAATATTGCGCGAACTCCGTGTTCCGACACCCCCCATCGACCTCCAAAACAAATTCGCAGCAATTGTCGGACAAGTCGAATCAACAAAACAAAAAATGAAGGAAAGCCTTGAGCAAATGAACAACTGCTTCAACGCCCTCATGCAGAGGTATTTTGGATGA
- a CDS encoding N-6 DNA methylase, whose product MLSAIFKAKINKLWDKFWSGGISNPLTAMEQISYLLFMRRLDEIDTKKVKDAEFTGEKYESVFKGTFQIPNTNDKVDKATLKWSHFKQMEGGEMLKHVQLRVFPFIKNLNGLGSRFAKFMEDAVFIIPKPSLLVEAVGIIDELYNDIDKEIQSGQTFNDTQGDMYEYLLSEISQSGKNGQFRTPRHIIQLMCELLDPKLPESICDPACGTGGFLLGAYQHILTTHTSKEHQFKDENGFTKGLLADKISDDRLWKQLKENTLFGYDFDSTMVRIGLMNLLLHGIPNPSVDRKDTLSKKYNEDNKYDVILANPPFKGSIDKGDINETLKVSTTKTELLFVNRIINSLRIGGRAAVIVPDGVLFGSSNAHKQLREMLIKSCELQGVVSMPSGVFKPYAGVSTAIIIFVKGGQTEKVWFYDMQADGYSLDDKREKIDQSDLLDIVAKWKTRTKEKMQDRKAKCFFVPVRDIVENNYDLSINRYKEVTYERVEYKRPEVILSRLNDMEEDIQKKLNTLEGMIK is encoded by the coding sequence ATGCTATCAGCAATATTTAAAGCTAAAATAAATAAGCTCTGGGATAAGTTTTGGAGCGGGGGAATATCCAACCCACTGACAGCGATGGAACAGATATCCTATCTTCTCTTCATGCGCCGACTGGATGAAATCGACACAAAGAAAGTCAAGGATGCGGAGTTTACCGGCGAGAAATACGAATCCGTTTTCAAGGGCACCTTTCAAATTCCCAACACAAACGACAAGGTCGACAAGGCGACGCTTAAATGGAGCCATTTCAAACAGATGGAAGGCGGCGAGATGCTCAAACACGTGCAGCTTCGCGTCTTTCCCTTCATAAAGAATCTAAACGGCCTTGGTTCCAGATTTGCAAAGTTTATGGAAGATGCCGTCTTTATCATTCCAAAGCCTTCGCTCCTTGTTGAGGCCGTGGGTATCATCGATGAGCTTTACAACGATATCGACAAGGAAATCCAGTCGGGTCAGACCTTCAACGACACACAGGGCGACATGTATGAATATCTTCTTTCGGAGATTTCACAGTCGGGAAAGAACGGCCAGTTCAGAACGCCAAGGCATATCATCCAGCTCATGTGCGAGCTATTGGATCCCAAGCTTCCTGAAAGCATCTGCGATCCAGCCTGTGGAACAGGTGGTTTTCTTCTAGGGGCCTATCAGCATATTTTGACGACCCATACGAGTAAGGAGCATCAGTTTAAAGATGAAAATGGTTTTACCAAGGGCCTCCTTGCCGACAAAATATCAGATGATCGTCTCTGGAAGCAGCTCAAGGAAAACACCCTATTCGGATATGACTTTGATTCAACCATGGTAAGAATCGGTCTCATGAATCTGCTTTTGCATGGAATTCCAAACCCATCGGTGGATCGAAAGGATACGCTTTCGAAAAAATACAATGAAGATAATAAATATGATGTCATTCTGGCAAATCCGCCATTCAAGGGAAGTATCGACAAGGGCGATATCAATGAAACATTGAAGGTTTCAACAACAAAGACTGAGCTTCTCTTCGTCAATCGAATCATCAATTCATTGAGAATAGGCGGACGTGCCGCCGTGATCGTTCCAGACGGTGTTCTCTTCGGGTCGAGCAATGCGCATAAACAGCTTCGAGAAATGCTCATCAAGTCCTGCGAGCTGCAAGGCGTGGTTTCTATGCCCTCCGGTGTTTTTAAGCCCTATGCCGGAGTGAGCACGGCAATCATCATCTTCGTCAAGGGCGGCCAAACGGAAAAGGTCTGGTTCTACGACATGCAGGCAGACGGATATTCACTCGATGATAAGCGCGAAAAGATCGATCAAAGCGACCTTCTCGATATCGTCGCCAAGTGGAAGACGCGCACAAAAGAAAAGATGCAGGATCGAAAGGCAAAGTGCTTCTTCGTCCCAGTGCGCGATATCGTAGAGAACAATTACGATTTAAGCATAAATAGATACAAGGAAGTTACGTATGAAAGAGTGGAATATAAAAGGCCGGAAGTGATTTTATCACGACTTAACGACATGGAAGAAGATATCCAAAAGAAATTGAATACACTCGAGGGAATGATTAAGTGA
- a CDS encoding Fic family protein, translating into MPSLSDKYLESLSFTESNTSTLQKIGEYKGKQALFFQQTPEILESLKQVAIIESSESSNRLEGITAPHERIENIVLKKTDLKNRSEQEIAGYRDALNLIHESAMHMDLSNNIILQLHALIHRYMPATAGQWKMTENDIVEKNPDGTIIRVRFKPVSAVATPGFMDELIHNYKQAIHQDGREPLVILPLVILDFLCVHPFSDGNGRVARLLTLMLLYQFGYEVGRFISLERIFEESKETYYESLEKSSQGWHESKHDPLSWMTYFWGALLRAYREFEQRVGNVKIGKGSKTDQIRQTVGRKIGPFSISDIERECFNTSRDMVRNVLRQLKSEGKIVLQGKGRNAKWINKGE; encoded by the coding sequence ATGCCTTCGTTATCAGATAAATACTTAGAATCTTTAAGTTTTACAGAATCAAATACCTCTACCCTCCAAAAAATAGGGGAATATAAGGGCAAACAGGCCCTTTTTTTTCAGCAAACCCCGGAAATACTTGAATCTCTCAAACAGGTGGCCATCATTGAATCCAGCGAGTCTTCTAACAGGCTCGAGGGAATAACAGCTCCGCATGAAAGAATCGAAAATATCGTCCTTAAAAAGACAGATCTCAAGAACAGATCGGAACAGGAAATCGCAGGCTATCGTGATGCGCTGAACCTCATCCACGAGTCAGCAATGCATATGGATTTGAGCAATAACATTATTTTGCAGCTCCACGCTCTTATTCACAGATATATGCCCGCTACTGCAGGCCAATGGAAAATGACCGAGAATGACATCGTCGAAAAGAATCCTGATGGTACTATCATAAGGGTGCGTTTCAAACCCGTATCCGCAGTTGCCACGCCCGGATTCATGGATGAGCTTATACATAACTATAAGCAGGCCATCCATCAGGATGGCAGGGAGCCCCTCGTCATCCTGCCTTTGGTGATTCTTGATTTCCTCTGTGTACATCCATTTTCAGATGGAAATGGTCGCGTGGCAAGGCTTCTTACCCTGATGCTTCTCTATCAATTCGGTTACGAGGTCGGTCGTTTTATCAGCCTCGAGCGCATCTTCGAAGAATCGAAGGAAACCTATTACGAAAGTTTGGAAAAAAGCTCGCAGGGTTGGCATGAATCGAAACATGACCCGCTTTCATGGATGACCTATTTCTGGGGAGCATTGCTTCGGGCTTATCGCGAATTTGAGCAGCGGGTTGGCAATGTCAAAATTGGCAAGGGCTCCAAAACCGATCAGATACGACAAACCGTAGGCAGAAAAATAGGGCCATTTTCAATCTCAGATATTGAAAGAGAGTGTTTCAATACCAGCAGGGATATGGTGCGAAACGTATTGAGACAATTAAAAAGCGAAGGAAAGATCGTCCTGCAAGGCAAAGGCAGAAATGCCAAATGGATCAACAAAGGGGAATGA
- a CDS encoding DEAD/DEAH box helicase family protein: MDRTEAQTRREIIDKKLISAGWYVDNPLRVTQELDIWAGLPEEAIDPTSPYQGHLFADYALLGDDGKPIAVVEAKRTSVNAEVGKEQARNYAEKIKNKWECPMPFVFYTNGYDIFFWDTERYPPRRVYGFPSPEDLERMQFLRNNSRQLSSELINTGIAGRPYQIESIRAVLEQVAKKHRRFLMVMATGTGKTRTAMAFIDVLMRTNWAQRILFLVDRIALREQAMEAFKEFLPNAPVWPKQGETSFVKDRRVYVATYPTMLNIIEQDECPLTPHFFDLVIADESHRSIYNVYGNIFKYFDSIQLGLTATPKDHVDHNTFKLFECEDGYPTYAYSYEEAVNNEPPYLCDYEVLKIRTKFQQEGINSQTIADIDRKRLLAEGKDPDQYDFEGTELEKRVSNKGTNTLIVRKFMEECIKDPNGVLPGKSVFFAISKKHAYRLCEVFNSLYPEYKGQLAEVIISDVKGVHGKGGILDRFKTEDMPRIAISVDMLDTGIDVLEIVNLVFAKPVFSYTKFWQMIGRGTRILSPEKIKPWCPHKDKFLIMDCWENFEYFKMKPKGKEPSPTRPLPVRLFEARIEKLIAANEASKTEIVDKVKIELRKDIKSLPVNSVTVIDNKKYLDRVSDEAFWKNVKDESVDYLRQYIAPVMRAKSDADFKAMHFELDVVELATARLNNDLEKFDTLKEGVIETIEELPLTVNVVAKEKDYIEKVTSNHFWASFTDDDLDEMIERLAPLMKYRDRGGLEQVKTDLIDLLTVTEYIEFGPEHERLSVDNYRKKIEEAIHSLVQSNKVLQKLIAGDDLTSDEIEEIALILKEKCPNATEENLQKIYDNRSAKFAQIIKHILGLEPLATFTEEVSFLFDGFIRAHNNYSQRQIQFLLVLKSFILQRGRVDKRDLVSAPFTQIHPEGIRGIFTKTEIDEILGLVGKIAA; the protein is encoded by the coding sequence ATGGATAGAACAGAAGCGCAAACACGCAGAGAGATTATCGATAAAAAGCTTATTTCAGCTGGTTGGTATGTCGATAATCCCCTTAGAGTTACGCAGGAACTTGATATCTGGGCAGGTCTTCCGGAAGAAGCGATAGATCCAACATCACCCTATCAGGGCCATTTATTTGCTGATTATGCGTTGCTTGGTGATGACGGCAAGCCCATTGCCGTTGTCGAAGCGAAAAGAACTTCTGTCAATGCGGAGGTCGGCAAAGAGCAGGCCAGAAACTATGCTGAAAAGATCAAAAACAAATGGGAATGCCCCATGCCGTTTGTCTTTTATACAAACGGCTACGATATTTTCTTCTGGGATACGGAGCGCTATCCTCCACGCAGGGTTTACGGCTTTCCCTCTCCTGAAGATCTCGAAAGAATGCAGTTTTTACGAAATAACAGCAGGCAGCTTTCAAGCGAACTTATCAACACAGGTATTGCTGGCAGGCCGTATCAGATCGAGTCGATTCGGGCCGTTCTGGAACAGGTTGCTAAGAAACACCGAAGATTTTTAATGGTCATGGCGACTGGTACGGGCAAGACACGAACAGCCATGGCTTTTATCGATGTTTTGATGCGCACCAATTGGGCGCAGAGGATTCTCTTCCTCGTAGATAGAATTGCCCTTCGCGAGCAAGCTATGGAGGCCTTTAAAGAATTCCTTCCCAATGCACCTGTCTGGCCTAAACAAGGTGAAACGTCATTCGTCAAAGATAGGCGTGTATACGTGGCAACCTATCCGACAATGCTCAACATCATCGAGCAGGATGAATGCCCCTTAACACCTCATTTTTTTGATCTTGTCATAGCTGATGAAAGCCATCGCTCGATCTACAATGTTTATGGAAACATATTTAAATATTTTGATTCCATCCAGCTCGGCCTTACCGCAACACCGAAGGATCATGTAGATCATAACACATTCAAGCTCTTTGAGTGTGAAGACGGTTATCCTACCTATGCATACTCCTATGAAGAAGCCGTCAACAATGAGCCCCCATACCTATGTGATTATGAGGTTTTAAAAATACGAACGAAATTCCAGCAAGAAGGCATCAACAGCCAGACCATAGCGGATATAGACAGGAAACGATTGCTGGCTGAAGGCAAAGACCCAGATCAATACGACTTCGAGGGCACGGAGCTTGAAAAAAGGGTTTCAAACAAGGGCACGAATACGCTGATCGTTCGAAAGTTTATGGAGGAGTGTATTAAAGATCCAAACGGTGTCTTGCCCGGAAAGAGCGTGTTCTTCGCAATCTCAAAGAAACACGCCTATAGACTGTGCGAAGTGTTTAATTCGTTATATCCTGAATATAAGGGCCAGCTTGCGGAAGTTATTATCTCCGACGTTAAGGGTGTTCATGGCAAGGGTGGCATATTAGACCGTTTCAAAACCGAAGACATGCCCCGCATAGCAATAAGCGTCGATATGCTCGATACAGGCATCGATGTTCTTGAAATCGTCAACCTCGTTTTTGCAAAGCCCGTCTTCTCTTACACGAAATTCTGGCAGATGATCGGTAGGGGCACGAGAATACTGAGTCCAGAAAAGATTAAACCGTGGTGTCCCCACAAAGATAAGTTTCTGATAATGGATTGCTGGGAGAATTTTGAATATTTCAAGATGAAACCCAAGGGCAAGGAACCGAGCCCGACAAGGCCTCTTCCCGTAAGATTATTTGAAGCAAGAATCGAAAAACTCATTGCCGCAAACGAGGCTTCGAAGACAGAAATTGTCGATAAGGTAAAGATTGAGCTCAGGAAAGATATCAAATCACTGCCTGTAAATAGCGTAACGGTCATCGACAACAAAAAGTATCTCGACAGGGTTTCAGATGAGGCGTTCTGGAAAAACGTTAAAGATGAATCAGTCGATTATTTGAGGCAATACATTGCTCCAGTCATGCGAGCTAAGTCGGATGCTGATTTCAAGGCAATGCACTTTGAGCTCGATGTCGTAGAGCTTGCAACGGCTCGCCTCAATAATGACCTCGAAAAATTTGATACTCTCAAAGAAGGCGTTATCGAAACCATCGAAGAACTTCCACTCACGGTCAATGTCGTTGCAAAAGAAAAGGATTATATCGAAAAGGTAACGAGCAATCATTTCTGGGCTTCCTTTACAGACGACGACCTCGACGAAATGATTGAGAGGCTTGCTCCACTTATGAAATACAGGGATCGTGGAGGCTTAGAACAGGTCAAAACGGATCTGATAGATCTCTTGACGGTTACGGAATATATCGAATTCGGCCCGGAGCATGAAAGGTTATCTGTCGACAACTATCGAAAGAAGATCGAGGAAGCCATCCACAGCCTTGTACAATCGAACAAGGTTCTTCAAAAACTCATCGCAGGAGATGATTTGACGAGCGATGAAATTGAGGAAATCGCCCTCATCCTGAAAGAAAAATGCCCGAATGCCACAGAAGAAAACCTTCAAAAGATATATGACAATCGCAGTGCGAAATTTGCTCAGATCATCAAACACATATTGGGTTTGGAACCACTGGCTACATTCACGGAAGAGGTCTCCTTCCTCTTTGATGGTTTTATCAGGGCTCACAACAACTACAGCCAGCGGCAGATTCAGTTTTTGCTCGTGCTCAAATCCTTCATCCTGCAGCGGGGTAGAGTTGATAAACGCGACCTCGTGAGCGCGCCATTCACCCAGATTCATCCTGAGGGGATCAGGGGGATCTTCACAAAGACCGAAATCGATGAAATCCTTGGTTTGGTGGGAAAAATAGCCGCCTAA